From a region of the Daphnia pulicaria isolate SC F1-1A chromosome 1, SC_F0-13Bv2, whole genome shotgun sequence genome:
- the LOC124321022 gene encoding alpha-(1,3)-fucosyltransferase C-like — MTYRRDSDIYSSSYGSITRRNQSAQLNTLPPLLSPDESPPDPSTFWQFSGINQSRQHPAVANRTKSVAWFVTNCNTPSKREIFFRQVAKYIPIDIFGGCGPLKCLRGGSKKCDQLLDDYKFYISAENSICPDYITEKFYRALEMGVFPVVYGGADYLAYGPIPTSTRPISSLLKLWPITSS; from the coding sequence ATGACGTACCGTCGGGATTCGGATATTTACAGTTCAAGTTACGGCAGTATCACGCGGAGGAATCAATCGGCGCAGTTAAATACATTACCTCCGCTATTGTCGCCGGATGAATCTCCACCGGATCCTTCTACCTTTTGGCAATTCAGCGGAATCAATCAATCGAGACAGCATCCGGCAGTTGCCAACCGGACGAAATCGGTAGCTTGGTTCGTTACCAACTGCAACACTCCAAGTAAACGTGAAATCTTCTTCCGCCAAGTGGCCAAGTACATCCCCATCGACATTTTTGGTGGATGCGGACCTCTGAAATGCCTCCGTGGGGGCAGTAAGAAATGCGACCAATTATTAGATGATTACAAGTTTTACATTTCTGCGGAAAATTCCATCTGCCCCGATTACATCACCGAGAAATTCTACCGGGCTCTCGAGATGGGCGTCTTTCCCGTCGTTTACGGAGGTGCCGATTACTTGGCCTACGGCCCCATTCCTACATCAACGCGGCCGATTTCGAGTCTCCTCAAGCTCTGGCCGATTACCTCCTCCTGA
- the LOC124321030 gene encoding uncharacterized protein LOC124321030, which yields MNFGQDSMSSYLNGRCLMFWRLFRFNHTLTQYLIMFGSLGLLFCFYYCGGHQQLIESAKCRCQKVNARDNWTIHKSGAPHQQILDTKKTSPTTTTEDSSTLSFKSTCSAAADHRGPHQNFIGYSMYGSNFSDPTFYNSYLKWFGETLRTIPIKYPGWLVRIYHELKSDNVKSWQVLNNVLDSGTKSSRDHIDLCNAIQVIRNRVLGNIFEMTWRWLPLLDDMVDTLMSRDSDSVIITREQDAVAEWLASNKTFHIMRDHPYHNLFFLGGGSSHFLGFTSLDSSTLSFKSTCSAAADHRGPHQNFIGYSMYGSNFSDPTFYNSYLKWFGETLRTIPIKYPGWLVRIYHELKSDNVKSWQVLNNVLDSGTKSSRDHIDLCNAIQVIRNRVLGNIFEMTWRWLPLLDDMVDTLMSRDSDSVIITREQDAVAEWLASNKTFHIMRDHPYHNLFFLGGLWGTKISQERAAILSTAEKMFHKNHLHKKGYDQELLINYFQPMAVKSMVAHDSYHCGKFWGSQPFPNPRQNGWFVGSSQYKLQTINISCPENCQPHNLTGALKLADWRLCSGIFLICSV from the exons ATGAATTTTGGTCAAGATTCCATGTCGTCTTATTTGAATGGACGTTGCCTCATGTTTTGGAGGCTTTTTCGATTCAACCACACCTTGACCCAATACCTGATCATGTTTGGGAGTTTGGGACTactcttttgtttctattaTTGTGGGGGACATCAACAGTTAATAGAATCAGCAAAATGCCGATGCCAAAAAGTAAATGCCCGTGATAATTGGACCATTCATAAGTCTGGTGCTCCGCACCAGCAAATATTAGATACAAAGAAAACTAGTCCTACTACAACAACAGAAGATTCATCGACATTATCGTTTAAATCAACTTGCAGTGCTGCCGCCGATCACAGAGGCCCACACCAAAATTTCATCGGCTATTCCATGTACGGCAGCAATTTCTCAGATCCAACATTTTACAACTCGTACCTGAAATGGTTTGGCGAAACTCTCCGGACAATCCCAATCAAATATCCAG GGTGGTTGGTGAGAATTTATCACGAGCTGAAGAGCGACAATGTCAAAAGTTGGCAAGTGCTCAACAACGTCCTCGATTCGGGAACCAAGAGCAGTCGTGACCACATTGATCTCTGCAATGCGATCCAAGTCATCAGGAATCGAGTGCTGGGAAACATTTTTGAGATGACTTGGCGTTGG TTACCTTTATTGGATGACATGGTGGACACTTTGATGTCGAGGGACTCGGACAGTGTCATAATTACTCGTGAACAAGATGCCGTGGCTGAGTGGCTGGCCAGCAACAAAACCTTTCACATTATGAGAGACCATCCGTATCATAACTTGTTTTTCCTTGGAGGTGGGT CTTCACACTTTCTTGGCTTCACATCATTAGATTCATCGACATTATCGTTTAAATCAACTTGCAGTGCTGCCGCCGATCACAGAGGCCCACACCAAAATTTCATCGGCTATTCCATGTACGGCAGCAATTTCTCAGATCCAACATTTTACAACTCGTACCTGAAATGGTTTGGCGAAACTCTCCGGACAATCCCAATCAAATATCCAG GGTGGTTGGTGAGAATTTATCACGAGCTGAAGAGCGACAATGTCAAAAGTTGGCAAGTGCTCAACAACGTCCTCGATTCGGGAACCAAGAGCAGTCGTGACCACATTGATCTCTGCAATGCGATCCAAGTCATCAGGAATCGAGTGCTGGGAAACATTTTTGAGATGACTTGGCGTTGG TTACCTTTATTGGATGACATGGTGGACACTTTGATGTCGAGGGACTCGGACAGTGTCATAATTACTCGTGAACAAGATGCCGTGGCTGAGTGGCTGGCCAGCAACAAAACCTTTCACATTATGAGAGACCATCCGTATCATAACTTGTTTTTCCTTGGAG GTCTCTGGGGAACCAAAATCAGCCAAGAACGCGCTGCAATTTTGTCTACGGCAGAAAAGATGTTCCACAAAAATCACTTGCACAAAAAAGGATACGACCAAGAATTGCTGATTAATTACTTTCAACCGATGGCTGTCAAAAGCATG GTTGCACACGACAGCTACCACTGTGGAAAATTCTGGGGCAGTCAGCCGTTCCCGAATCCGAGACAAAACGGTTGGTTTGTCGGCTCGTCGCAGTACAAATTGCAAACTATTAATATTTCGTGCCCTGAAAATTGTCAACCGCACAACTTGACCGGGGCATTAAAATTAGCCGATTGGAGATTGTGCtcaggaatttttttaatatgttcCGTTTGA
- the LOC124321041 gene encoding alpha-(1,3)-fucosyltransferase C-like, which yields MSHLNTTFSPPKGFTLILLIWYLIVLCYCLYKRELVVKTDQLEIVENREFLHKNVTKTILLWNGVRRKEVRIFGTGNQIFAKQNCPVNRCEIVNNRTERPIESYDAIIVVFHDELITPYELQMPEFPNGRNPNQRLVFLTQEPPTSLKRYYNTSHITNFFNWTMTYRMDSDIPFLYGRVLPKEMAPRTTEEITHYREMAKKISKPLQESQLRNKTKTIAWMVSHCKTHGQREKYVEELRKYMDVDIYGSCGNGKFFCQRHGTYFSEPQCNKVIESTYKFYLSFENSFCKDYVTEKFFKILDLYMIPIVYGGADYTQHAPPHSYIDALKYKPKELAAYLKILDADNALYNEYFWWKDHYRVEFISEYTSRHGFCGLCQKLHDIQTQFKSFADQRVISDLGDDSKCQPIDPNLVA from the coding sequence ATGTCCCACCTAAACACAACGTTTTCACCACCCAAAGGTTTTACTTTGATATTACTTATCTGGTATTTGATTGTATTGTGTTACTGCCTGTACAAGAGAGAATTAGTGGTGAAAACGGACCAACTAGAAATAGTCGAGAACCGAGAATTTCTTCATAAAAACGTAACGAAAACCATTTTACTGTGGAACGGCGTCAGGAGGAAGGAAGTTCGAATTTTTGGAACAGGTAACCAAATTTtcgcaaaacaaaattgtccAGTCAATCGCTGTGAGATCGTCAACAATCGCACAGAACGTCCGATCGAAAGTTACGACGCCATCATCGTCGTCTTTCACGACGAATTAATTACTCCCTATGAACTCCAAATGCCAGAATTTCCAAACGGACGCAACCCCAATCAGCGCCTCGTCTTTTTGACCCAGGAGCCTCCAACGAGTTTGAAACGCTATTACAACACGAGTCACATAactaattttttcaactggaCCATGACGTACAGAATGGACTCTGACATTCCTTTTCTCTACGGTCGAGTCTTGCCAAAAGAGATGGCGCCTCGAACTACAGAAGAAATTACACATTACAGAGAAATGGCTAAAAAAATCAGTAAACCTCTGCAAGAATCGCAATTGCGcaataaaacgaaaacaatCGCTTGGATGGTCTCCCATTGCAAGACTCACGGTCAACGTGAAAAATACGTGGAGGAACTCCGCAAATATATGGACGTCGACATTTACGGTTCATGTGGAAACGGCAAATTTTTCTGCCAACGCCACGGAACGTATTTTTCGGAGCCGCAATGCAATAAAGTGATTGAATCCACCTATAAGTTCTATCTCTCATTTGAGAACTCCTTCTGCAAAGATTACGTCActgaaaaattctttaaaatcttgGATCTTTACATGATACCGATTGTTTATGGAGGGGCCGACTACACCCAGCACGCGCCACCCCATTCCTACATCGACGCCCTAAAATACAAACCGAAAGAGTTGGCCGCTTATCTGAAAATACTCGACGCCGACAACGCCCTATACAACGAATATTTCTGGTGGAAGGATCACTATCGAGTTGAGTTCATCTCGGAGTACACATCACGTCACGGTTTCTGTGGTCTCTGTCAAAAGTTACACGATATTCAAACTCAATTTAAATCCTTTGCTGATCAAAGAGTGATCTCTGATTTAGGTGATGACAGCAAATGTCAACCTATTGATCCTAATTTGGTAGCATAA